Part of the Sporosarcina sp. FSL K6-2383 genome is shown below.
CTTCTGAAAATCCGTCGCTTCGGTCAGGTTTATCGGATGCCTTACGTTCACGAACGGGCAAGGCGTATGAAGTTGTGTATGTTCCTGAAGAAGGCTGGTTAAAGGTGCGGGGAGAGTTCATCCAAAAAAGTGGGTTGGCAAAACCGCAGGAATCATCCGCTCCTGAAGAGGCAGCCGCCGAAGATATGTTGTCATTCGTGAAGGAAGCCGAACAGGAAAACACAGATCCGATTGTGACAGAGGCAGAAAAGATTTTTGGCAAGGAATTCATAGAGGTCCATGATGACTAACAAATAAGAGGAGGAAATGAATATGCGTGGAGCGGGAAATATGCAAGGTATGATGAAGCAAATGCAGAAAATGCAAAAGAAAATGGCTGAGGCACAAGAAGAGCTTGGTGAAAAGCGTCTTGAAGGAGCAGCAGGTGGCGGTATGGTGAAAGTCATTGTATCTGGCGATAAGCAAGTTGTCGATGTGATTATTGACCCATCCGTTGTTGATCCAGAAGATGTTGAAATGCTACAAGACCTTGTTGTCATTGCGACTAACGAAGCAATGGCGAAGGCCGAAGAATTAACGAACTCTACGATGGGTCAATTCACGAAAGGATTGAACCTACCTGGAATGTTCTAGGAGGAAAATCGATGCATTACCCTGAACCAATCTCAAAACTAATCGATAGTTTTATGAAGTTGCCAGGTATCGGCCCCAAAACAGCGGGCCGACTGGCGTTTTTTGTATTAAGCATGAAGGAAGATACAGTGTTAGATTTTGCAAAAGCACTTGTCGACGCCAAGAGGAATTTACGTTATTGCTCGGTTTGTGGACATATCACGGATATTGACCCTTGTCATATTTGTCAGGATAAGAGTCGTGACGGCTCGATGATTTGTGTCGTGCAAGACACGAAAGATGTTATTGCTATGGAGAAGATGAGGGATTATAAAGGACTTTACCATGTTCTTCATGGGGCAATCTCACCAATGGACGGGATTGGTCCAGAAGATATTAATGTTCCTTCCTTATTAACACGTCTTCAGGATGAAACGGTTGAAGAATTAATTTTAGCTACGAATCCTACAATTGAAGGTGAAGCGACTGCGATGTATATTTCGAGACTTGTAAGACCATCTGGAATCATGACAACAAGAATTGCGCATGGACTACCAGTTGGAGGAGACCTCGAATATGCAGATGAAGTGACATTATCGAAGGCGCTAGAAGGCCGCCGAGAGTTATAGGAGGCATCCTGGATGTTTGGACGAAAAAGAAAACTTAAAGCTGAGTTTGACGAACGTCTTCGTACATTAATGATGGAAACGAAGGAAGAATGGGAACGTGCAAGAGAGAATGAGAAATATCTCAATGATTATGACCAAGAAGTGATGGTGCAACGGAAAATTGCTGAAAGTAAACATTTTTATTTATTCAAAGAAGCAAAGGCTCGTCGATTAGGAAGAGACTAATATATCTTCACGGGATTGCATAGAATGGATCATTCATTTGAAAGGGGTGTTTCCCGTGAAAGTTATTGGTGTTTTAGTTATTGGATTAGTTCTTCTGCTATTAATGGTGATGGATAAGAAGCAGATTCAAAAAGTGTTAGAGCGCTTATCCGTGTATTGGTTCCGATTGGCATTTGCATTTTTAGTTCTTTTTGCTATGAACATCGCAGGAGGATTTGTTGGAGTCTACGTTCCTGTAAACATTGCCTCGGGTCTATTACTTGCGGTGTTAGGTATCCCTGGAGTAGCGGCGCTATGCACTTTCGCAGTTTTCTTATAAAAAGTTTTTTAAAAGTGTTGACATCCGAATGTTGATGATGTAATCTTATATAAGTCGCCAGTGAGGCAGACGAAATAGGAAGAAACATAGATTGGTTTCTCTACTATATGAACCTTGAAAACTGAACAGCAAAACGTCAACGAAATACAGCAAAGGTGCTTAACGCACCCGAGCAAAACACATGACATTATTAATTTAATGCCAGCAAGAAATGAGCTATTCATTTTCTTCTATTATGGAGAGTTTGATCCTGGCTCAGGACGAACGCTGGCGGCATGCCTAATACATGCAAGTCGAGCGAATGGATGGGAGCTTGCTCCCAGAAGTTAGCGGCGGACGGGTGAGTAACACGTGGGCAACCTGCCCTACAGATGGGGATAACTCCGGGAAACCGGGGCTAATACCGAATAATCAGTTGGTTCGCATGAACCAACTCTGAAAGACGGTTTCGGCTGTCACTGTAGGATGGGCCCGCGGCGCATTAGCTAGTTGGTGGGGTAATGGCCTACCAAGGCGACGATGCGTAGCCGACCTGAGAGGGTGATCGGCCACACTGGGACTGAGACACGGCCCAGACTCCTACGGGAGGCAGCAGTAGGGAATCTTCCACAATGGACGAAAGTCTGATGGAGCAATGCCGCGTGAGCGAAGAAGGTTTTCGGATCGTAAAGCTCTGTTGTAAGGGAAGAACACGTACGGGAGTAACTGCCCGTACCTTGACGGTACCTTATTAGAAAGCCACGGCTAA
Proteins encoded:
- a CDS encoding YbaB/EbfC family nucleoid-associated protein; translated protein: MRGAGNMQGMMKQMQKMQKKMAEAQEELGEKRLEGAAGGGMVKVIVSGDKQVVDVIIDPSVVDPEDVEMLQDLVVIATNEAMAKAEELTNSTMGQFTKGLNLPGMF
- the recR gene encoding recombination mediator RecR, with the protein product MHYPEPISKLIDSFMKLPGIGPKTAGRLAFFVLSMKEDTVLDFAKALVDAKRNLRYCSVCGHITDIDPCHICQDKSRDGSMICVVQDTKDVIAMEKMRDYKGLYHVLHGAISPMDGIGPEDINVPSLLTRLQDETVEELILATNPTIEGEATAMYISRLVRPSGIMTTRIAHGLPVGGDLEYADEVTLSKALEGRREL
- a CDS encoding YaaL family protein, whose product is MFGRKRKLKAEFDERLRTLMMETKEEWERARENEKYLNDYDQEVMVQRKIAESKHFYLFKEAKARRLGRD
- a CDS encoding pro-sigmaK processing inhibitor BofA family protein, producing MKVIGVLVIGLVLLLLMVMDKKQIQKVLERLSVYWFRLAFAFLVLFAMNIAGGFVGVYVPVNIASGLLLAVLGIPGVAALCTFAVFL